tattttgttctaatattttccttttattttaattttttttaatttcaccatcgatatttttttaaatgctcaaTCTTATTACTAatgtattgattattattatgctaaaatttggaaataatctTGTGACtactttttctttacatatatgCATTTGTATGACATATGATTTTTGGttaaattgtgatatttttctttataacaaaTAGTGTTAAGTTTTTCCTATTGTGTTAATATTTTGTGATGTAATTGGTATGTTTTTTgcctttatttatatttcatatattattcATAGGTTTTTTGTTACATAATGTGCAATTTCTTCAAatgcaataaatgataaaattaacgaTGATTGTGATGTGGTCTTTCATGTTAAAATGTAAACTAAGATTATAGAAAACATTTCTGCAAATTTGGTGAATTCTGGAGACATTTTATTTTacccccagcctccttaatcaTGTTTGTCTACATCGTATGCTCATATcggctttttcattcctatgaaatTGCCCTGTCACatgactttctagaccaatcagatataatagaataatcatattgaggtatgataataaatgctgctgcatcTCTGTTTCTTCTCGGGTGCATGTTCTctcgctttcaactatgtctactAAAGATCTACTGAATACGGGCGGTGTATATACCCCTTCTGACTAGCATTCGTACCGTTGAACGCATGATCGCACGTCCAATCGCATTtgcgcacgttcaatcgtccgatcacctaGTCTCTCGCGCGTTTCTATcgtattatctttcaacagttgctttcattgtacaacagtcgcatatacacgcaagatatatcgcaagatttaatgcgtttacatcgcacaacgctcgcttTAATCGTGCAAATTTCGTgcgaatattttttcaaatacgAATATTTCGCCAACAGTttacgattcatatctaatGTTTTCGGTCGCAGAAATATTTGTTGCTTTTGATCGTGCGCCatttgtgaaaggggcttacaCTATTCACACGCGACCGAATGCGATCCATATATTTGCActgcaacgcacgaacattagtacggacgttttacaaatttttgtaTACTCGCAAGAGAGatgcatgatttttaaagatcgtaTGATAAATTGCAGCTGTTTATGTGTCTGCTGTGCGACAATGAGACTGTTGCTTAAAATGTCTAATGTAATCTTGcaattttactatcattgcaagTTTTATCGTTTTCAGTTTCCATGCTTTGCCATTAGTGTATACTGGATAAAGGCCCGTGAGAGTTATTTTCACTACTACTATGTCATTTTCTCTACTACTTATGGTTTTGGctcgtcttgaattcgcccaaacAATAATGggtaaaagaaataatataggacattggaattcgccaaGTCTTAATCGGCTAACTGACAAGAAGAGCAATAtgagcaaaaataaaacggggcaaATAATTCTCTTTTGCCGTATACACCGTATAATCATATCTCTTTAAGGTCacaattgaaattgattttagCTGTTGCTTAAGTCATCTTTTTGGGCGGTATCTTCTCTTGCATTCAACTACTTCTACTGAGGAGCGTAGGAAACGAGAGGTatatataccccctctgactTGCACAAGTATTTGTTCGATGAATAGCATGATCGGACGAGCGCCGCTCGTCCTATCGCATTGGCGCTCATCCTTTAGCATTGGTGCACGATCAATCGTCAGATCATCTGGTCATTCGCGCTATCCTGTCGCATTATCTTACAACACTTGCttttattgtacaacagtcACATGTAGACGCAAaatatatcgcaagattcaaCGAATTGACATCGCACAACGGTCGCTCTGAATCGTGCGAGTCTCGTATGGGTACTTTAAATTAGCGATTATTTTGCCAACAGTTTACGAAccatatccattttttttttggtcgcacgaatattttgCCGTtcctgctcgtgcgccaattgtgtaAGGGGCTTTAAGTGCAATTATCCTTTTGTCAAAAAGAGACAATcacaaactttaaaatatcactcatatatcatatttaaacaGTAACTGTAGGGGcaataaatatcttgaaatcTCATAAACATGAATGCAGGTTCTCACATATTGATGATGACCAATAAGCAAAAGAATGAgattagaaataattaaaagaattatACAAGTCATGATAAGATTTTCAATTATAATCctcctaatatttttttttccaaaagttaTTCATTATTGCTATCAATAATAGGAAGaggaatatattttttgtaccaATAAACGTcggtaaaaataaataatactgtATTAACAACCAAAACATCAAGATGACAGTTAAAAAGTCAAATGAAAGTCATTGCAGTCAATTTTACTGCAGATATATTTACGGATGGAACGATATGCTTAGTATTGGTGATGGTGAGGTATAAATCATCATCTAACTGAAGCTGCACAATGCATCAAAATAGCCTACCATTAATGAGGGCAAATAAGGCGATACTAAAGGAGGTAAACGTTATAACTGATACTGTATACGGTATAAAATTTAtcttcacacaaaagaaaatattgttgCAACAAATATTTTCGAGGAAAAAATTAAGTTTActagttttattataataaccCACTGGAAACAAATGTCATTGTATTAAAGGAAACTTAGCAATGTTTAATTGGTTTACATAAAACTCAAATCCATCCCAACATAATTTTTACGATTAAATTCGTAATTAACAAAAGCAGTTTTAGGTTAACATCATTCACCGAAGGAACAATGTCTTCCAGCATTTAACTTACTAGTTTCACTGTCGAAATACAATGTCAAAACATCGacattttatcattaatttaacCAATTCTTGAATTTTCTAAATCAATATCTATTTTTAAGGTCGGGCCCTgatgattttaatataattattactgGGGTTTCTATTCGTTTCAGATTCTTTTAACTAAgtgtgtggggtttttttaaagaattcattttcaaaaaaggtGTGACAGGTATATATCGAATTACTTTTAACTTAAATCGACAAAGCTTCTTAATAtaccttaaagctgaacaccgctcgtaaataggcactgtccgccatatttctctttaatcactgctgtccctacaacccttatataagggacagacctctaaacagttcaaagtaatttgctgtagaggtctcacctgtgtggacgtacattttgcctcgccgtgttacccggtcgcgatgaaattatcaaattttacgcactttttgaagccaggagaatactatcatcaaataaattggtcaatgcattatttacgaacagaaaatgaacataagataagaaaaaaatgcataaaatctaaataccacgaaaggaatactacatgtcggcctcgtcaggtgtgcaatcgagtgtaacgaaatcgaagggtttatataccaggtatctgtgtgacggtgcctatttacgagcggtgttcagctttaaattgtttgttttttatcaaaCAGCCTATGTGATATGCTATGTCAGGAGCGCTTCTTGCAACTTGATCTCAAATACCTGTGCAGTTGgtgttgtaatatatatttaaaagaaaatggcGTTCAGTCACGGATTGCGTTGGTGTGTCTTGTGGATAATCCTTGTCTCTGCCATAAACGTACATCGAACAACGGTAAGATAACAATACATCACAGAGAAGAGTTGTCAAAGCATTCATTTCAGAAGTTTATTACTTTGTACGTGTTGAAGATGTTAATGTTCAATTGCTATCTTGATTTGTTTATTAGCTACCTAAATAAACTGAAGTATTAGATATGGTACCTTCATCCTCTCCCTTGCAagatgacatttattttttttatttttatgatcaCCTATATAAATGGTTATAAATTAATGTGAATTCTACATTGTTTGACtttaatagattttttaaatggttGCTATATACTGCAAAAAAGTATCGCCATTCAAGTTCTGGATACTGCATTGTTCACAATAGTAAATAGATATCAGGTTTATCATGTTTCTGCATGAcgttgatgaaatttttttagcaaAGGTAATAATATtagatttaaaagttttaaatgcatataatgATATACTTTCGTTATTTGACAGCAACGAAAAAATGAAATCCTACAATTTTTTATGTATCGTTTGTTATGAAAACCTACTGGCAGCTTTCCAAACATTTTCAGTGAATCCAGTATAAATAACAATACAGTCTGTATGGTTTTCatacttttaattcaatttttcttgcagtaaaaaatctgtaaataataaattgtgTAAGCTTTTATTaagtacatgcatttaaaacaaataactaagttttaaaaaactggtatatttattttgatatttaaaaccattttacattaatgttattatttCGAAGGTTAAAACCTAGTTCCAATATTACACAGACCATTCCACGTTCCTGCAGTTTAAGCTGTATTATGTCCATAGTCtctcccaagatatttttgccgcatattttcttaaattattcgaataatataaatatcttttgattcagacaatgttcattcaatattatgaaaaactcccaagatttcccttttgaaaTGCCCCCCTCTGGCTTGTCAGGTTTCGATACAtagataaaaatagaaaatctacgggattttgcattgcatcagccataatTAAGCCcgaatgataacgttgaaaaatggtgcgaggtattccggttgacttccgaatggagaaaagatgtcatcaTTCCCCATAATGTATCTCTGTAGGAAAGcagttttcgttcctgtgaatttttacaaggaaaaaataataatgatgtgtgcatgaagttatcttggaaattttccctttcatcgattttaattgcacttcttttacaggtatgtgtatttttatcaaaaatcgtccaaatgtgaaGCATAAATATCTTAGGACAGACTTTAGTTGAATTTCTTGCATATTTTGTAATTGTTAAATGACTGCATCTCCCTGCAGCCTTGTTCACTCTCGCTTTTAAGCAgtaaaacaaaaccaaaccCGTAATTATAGAAATGCTTTTTCCTATGTTAATCGAATAACACCAATTCGGGAAGATATCTGCCTCTACTTGATGTTTGGCCTGTCGCATTCATTGAATTTTGGAATAGTCTTTTCCTCTTATCATTCTActaaattccaaaaaaaaaatacaatcgaAAACGTGAAAACATGACGAAAAAAATGATGAATGAAGATTTTTTGCGTAAGAAAATGTTTCCGTTTCCCcgtttcattttaattttttcaattctgtTTATCTTTGTACTCTTAATTGGTTTTTGataacaaacttttttaaaatgcttgtCAAATTTGATGGAATCAAACATGAAATTTGGGAATATCAATTGGGATTATTAATTACGTAATAGACATGGTTTTGAAATCGACATGGAATTAAAGTCGCGTTTGATCATTGtttataattaatcaattttggAATATAGTTTTTTCCCTTCTAACTCGGAAGTTAATTTGGTATAccacattttttatatgttattattactgggggttttttttttggaagataaataaaaaatatatctattgTATTGATGTATTCACAATACTatgattacatttttatataagttTTACCTATACGCCACCAtttgcattaaaatattttgtcttGTAGTCGGTAGATTTTGTTCTTGTTTGGAAATATTATGAAGAATACAGTGGGGTTTTTTACTGAAAATACTTAACAGAATTCTTCTCAATTATATTTGAAACTAAAAAATATACCCAAGATTAGCCTTGAATcattcatttttcttcatttaagaCAGAGTAgaatgaagatatttttttttattctttggtcaaataaaaataactgtTGTTATCAAAGACTTTGACTTAGGTGTTAATCTATACATCATACAGGTCCTGGCACGAAAAATCGCTCACAAAGTGGAACTTTGTCCTAAGAACACAAAAGAATGGCAAATAGCTTCCAGAAGGCTGAACTGCACAAATGATAtatcaaatacaaaaaacaGATACCACTGCCTACCTGCCAACGATTTATCAACACTAGTGGAGTTCTGCTATGATGAGACCAGACTTGGAGTTGTAAAAGGTATCTAATTAGTTTTGCCAATGgattgattacatgtattagtgGCATGCCAGTATCGTATCAAAAATCAAACTCCAGTATTAATGGAAACAATGTTAAAGTCATACtgtaaaacaacttttattcgcgtacGAAAATTTTTTGCATGCCTCACGAGAGCTCATAGTCGCAGATATTTCTGGCatattgttgtaaaaaaaaaaaccagatgtGTATAATTCTTGGTTGCGAAAATTGGTCGGCGCAAACCAGTTCATCTCAGATagatcgcgaaataaagtcgtcgcGAATAACGGTTTACAGTATATCACCTTCATGTACCTATGTTGTTTTATTACTGTTCGTTATATACAACTACTGAATTTTAAAAGGGGTTAATTATAACATATCTGGTTTCCTGGtcagttacatgtattgatcGACAGAGGCAACTTTGTCTTTTGACGATagttaatttgattaatttgaatATAGAATGATCTTTCAAATATGACTCACGATTACTTTTTGTGCGAAAGGCTCTATAACGACTCACTTTGGAATACTTTTCAGTTTCACTTTAGGAGGTTGTATGGTCAACGACAAATCACCCATCTGATATAcagttatttttaaagaataatttctttggctgtaaactattattaatgaaaaaaaaatattttatctttagaGTTACaatgtttttctacatttttatacAGAATTGTTCTTCACAAGGCCATCTAACCCTCTGAAGTTGCCCCTTCAGCAAATGATCATTTCATCATATATCTCTCAGCTTACATAACTTTATTTACTCTTCAATTATTCTACTTCATATAGTATAACAAAGAAATGTGAATTGcagtttttcttttacatttcattattattttgtctttttaagACTATGATTCGTATTGTGTTTTTTCCACAATACAATCTTGAAAACAGTATTTTTACTTTCTGAACTTTAATCCTAACATGTCTTGTTATTTCTCATGGTGTCTATTTTTTCAGAAGActtgataaaatatttgatataatatttgatatcccataacattttatttgctTGGTGAACGTCATTTTAATAGGACTTTTCCATATCCACTGAAAGTTATCTATATACTGGAAGTGTGTTGTAGTGTATCATCTTTGATAATAGCGCTGTGTTGAGTTTAACGTATTTTATTGACTATAAGGATGTCAAAACGATTCGACAGAAGTTCTTAGATATTCCTCTTCTTATTACATACATTGTACTTTACAATGCCATACAGTTATCATGTATAACAATTATGGTATATTTagtaaaacagaaataaaatacttgttttaaatgatgtaaTACTGTGTATATTAAATAGAATTAAGTTGAATAAGAAAATTAtgcaaatacattttattaatttagttAAATCTTCCACACTTCTGTATGAATATAAAcagctttaaaaattttcacattttcatcatcaGACAAAGATTTATCACACCAATGTAGTACATCTACAATTCTACatcatttatattcaaaaagttcaaCAATAAAAGATTACACAAAAGGAATTGTCTtactaatgaatattttttacacacgaaaaacaaatgataaacTACATCGCTGTCTGTACATGTGGTTGTATAATTTCTATGTAATAATAAGTTTATTATTTATGTATGTAGGCGATACTTTTCAAATAGGAAATCAATCTTACTTTACAATCGATGGAATCTAAGAAAAGGCATTTTATCAGAGAAGCTTTGCTTGTAAGGCAGGATAAACAATACTGCGAAATGAGTTTGCATTAGGACGGAATTACGTTGCTATCGCTATCGCTTTCAACCTATGcgttttgtcattttaaaatgtttatgaatGATAAATCATCAAATCAGCGACCATACATCATCCTGATTAAATGAACTGAACATAAGgaaaattatgttgacatgcttGTCGAACAAGCAAATGGTAAAATCTTTTGTGATCATTTtagtatgaaaataaaagaaaattcaattaaataaatattgttttcctTTTGCGAGCACAACTAGGTAAAAAAATGCATATCTGTTGAAATGTGGTCAATGATTTAACAATCAAGAGCAGTGGCGTAGATTTCAACGTCAATATACTAGCCGAACTGAAACTGATCGGAATATTCCACAGATAAAGTTCAGAATGATTTTCCAAGACGAAAGTCTCCATAATTACTGAGCaaagttaagtttttattgatttttcaattttctctgTCGTCAAGACAATTTATTTCACGATAactaaaatacatataaaaattacattcaCTGGTCAAATGACAAtatggaaattttaaaatcaaaaatttttgaaaacttcaaTCAAGGTATATTTTgtgtaaacaaacattttagaGATAATTTACACCAAGGCT
This portion of the Magallana gigas chromosome 7, xbMagGiga1.1, whole genome shotgun sequence genome encodes:
- the LOC136270229 gene encoding uncharacterized protein isoform X3, which codes for MAFSHGLRWCVLWIILVSAINVHRTTVLARKIAHKVELCPKNTKEWQIASRRLNCTNDISNTKNRYHCLPANDLSTLVEFCYDETRLGVVKGSCMLYVQRINYLDDYNCSGFRYGCPDKMYFSDESYLFPRCSEIIPERLCFVAESSCKGNARLVFVGFN